In the genome of Methylophaga nitratireducenticrescens, one region contains:
- a CDS encoding NAD-dependent epimerase/dehydratase family protein, with protein MKVLVLGGSGFIGSALVGGLLNQGHQVRVFDRNIEAVRQQFPDINDVVQADFVDVMSLTEAMSGVDIVFHLISTSVPATSNKNPVHDIESNLVNTVKLLELMRNADVKRIVYLSSGGTVYGTPKSLPITENHSTNPTCSYGIVKLAIEKYLLMYAELYQLDATILRPSNPYGPGQTHKGVQGFIGTCIDKINDGQPITVWGDGSVVRDYVYIDDVVSACLATMKGQQRGPLNISSGVGYSLNQIINMIEKYKGEEVEVVYQSKRSFDIPEVILDNQLAKKSLGWVPQTPIERGLNLTLQHGLK; from the coding sequence ATGAAAGTGCTTGTGCTAGGGGGTAGTGGTTTTATTGGCAGTGCACTTGTTGGTGGCTTACTGAATCAAGGGCATCAGGTTAGAGTTTTCGATCGAAATATCGAAGCTGTCAGACAACAATTTCCAGATATTAATGACGTTGTCCAGGCGGATTTTGTAGATGTTATGAGCCTTACAGAGGCTATGAGCGGTGTTGATATAGTTTTTCATCTAATTAGTACATCAGTACCTGCAACATCTAATAAAAATCCGGTTCATGACATTGAGAGTAATCTGGTCAACACGGTAAAGCTTCTAGAATTAATGCGTAACGCTGACGTCAAGCGTATTGTTTACCTTTCCTCTGGTGGTACTGTTTATGGCACACCTAAAAGTTTGCCAATTACCGAAAATCATTCTACTAATCCGACATGTAGTTATGGCATCGTAAAGCTTGCCATCGAAAAGTATCTTCTAATGTATGCTGAACTTTATCAGCTTGATGCTACTATTCTAAGACCTTCAAACCCATATGGACCTGGGCAAACACACAAAGGTGTGCAGGGTTTTATTGGAACCTGCATTGACAAAATCAATGACGGGCAACCCATCACAGTATGGGGTGATGGAAGTGTTGTCAGAGATTACGTATACATAGACGACGTTGTTTCGGCATGTCTTGCTACCATGAAAGGCCAGCAAAGAGGTCCTCTCAATATTTCCAGCGGTGTCGGTTATTCACTTAATCAAATCATCAATATGATTGAAAAGTACAAAGGCGAAGAGGTTGAAGTTGTTTATCAATCAAAACGAAGCTTTGATATACCGGAAGTGATTCTGGATAACCAGTTAGCTAAAAAATCACTCGGCTGGGTTCCACAAACACCGATTGAGCGGGGCTTGAACCTTACACTTCAGCACGGTTTGAAATAA